The nucleotide window ATATTTCCGAGCTGACGCCGTATCACACACGCGGCCGCTACAGCGCATTCAGCATCCTCGTGATCCTGACTTCCGTGCCGACCGTCGCGGTGCTGTCGTTTCTGCTTGTGCCGCACACGATCCTCGGTCTCGAAGGCTGGCGCTGGGTGATGATCATCGGCTCGGCCGGCGCCGTGCTGATCTGGTTCATGCGGCGCGGACTGCCGGAGTCGCCGCGCTGGCTCGAAAGCAAAGGCCGTGTCGACGAAGCACGTGCCATCGTCGATGCGATCGAGGCCCGCGTGGTCGCCGAAACCGGCCGCCCGTTGCAGGCACCGGCGCACCACACGCCGGAACCGCCAGCCGGCGAGCGCGGCGGTTCATGGTCGGAGATGTGGAAAGGCCGCTACTTGAGCCGCACGGTGATGCTGTCGTTCTTCAACTTCTTCCAGACCTTCGGCGTGTACGGCTTCGGCGCGTGGGTGCCGGTGCTGCTCTACACGAAGGGCATCACGATCACGCATTCGCTGCTCTACACGATGGTGATCGCATTTGCGACGCCGCTTGGCGCGCTCGGCGCGATGGCGTGGGCCGAGCGCGTCCAGCGCAAGTGGCAACTGGTCGGCTGCGCGATCGTCGTCGCGGTGGCCGGGGTGCTGTTCGGCATGGTGCGCGAACCCGTGCTGATCCTGCTGTTCGGCAGCGCCGTGACGATCGCGAACAACTGGCTGATCGGCATCTTTCACACCTATCAGGCCGAGCTATATCCGACCCGGATTCGCGCCCGCGCCGTCGGTTTCGTTTTTAGCTGGAGCCGTCTGAGTTCGATCTTCGTCGGTTTCTGGGTGGCGGCATTGCTGAAGCATTCGGGCGTGCCCGCCGTGTTCGTGCTGATTTCGTCAGCCATGTTTGTGATCGTCGTGATGGTCGGGC belongs to Paraburkholderia aromaticivorans and includes:
- a CDS encoding MFS transporter — translated: MYIEKEIAGATAVEASVSARLDRLPPTRYFSGLVARIAIGGWFEFYEMFMAAYISLGLIGSGLYRATTAGLFDVNGFASFLGSFFAGMFVGTVALGGFTDRFGRRAVFTCAMLIYSVATFAAAFQHSPESMDLWRFVAGLGIGVQLITVDTYISELTPYHTRGRYSAFSILVILTSVPTVAVLSFLLVPHTILGLEGWRWVMIIGSAGAVLIWFMRRGLPESPRWLESKGRVDEARAIVDAIEARVVAETGRPLQAPAHHTPEPPAGERGGSWSEMWKGRYLSRTVMLSFFNFFQTFGVYGFGAWVPVLLYTKGITITHSLLYTMVIAFATPLGALGAMAWAERVQRKWQLVGCAIVVAVAGVLFGMVREPVLILLFGSAVTIANNWLIGIFHTYQAELYPTRIRARAVGFVFSWSRLSSIFVGFWVAALLKHSGVPAVFVLISSAMFVIVVMVGLLGPKTNGIRLEELSQ